A region from the Mycoplasmopsis bovigenitalium genome encodes:
- the secA gene encoding preprotein translocase subunit SecA: MKLFEFKSTEMRIAEKTLKKINDYEKIIQKLSDDDLKNKTLQFRTRIANGESLESMRAEVFAVSREATKRVLGKRPYDVQMLGGVLLDLASVAEMKTGEGKTITSIAPVYLNALEGKGAIVSTVNEYLSERDAIEMGEVFNWLGLTVGINKAQMDPAEKRAAYAADITYSVHSELGFDYLRDNMAESVGEKVQRGLNFCLIDEADSILIDEAKTPLIISGGEGEDTSEYFMADRFVRTLVEDDYEIDEESKAISLTYSGIKKANAFFGFDNLYHFENSEMVHRIQNSLRAHKVMRENVEYIVRDGKIELVDAFTGRIMEGRAYSEGLQQAIQACAGVEIESETKTLATITYQNFFRMFTKLCGMTGTAKTEEQEFIDIYNMRVNVVPTNRPVIRKDLEDSIFATAKGKWEAVTEKIKELYEKGQPVLVGTAQIEDSEILHYFLSQAMIPHTVLNAKQNASEAEIIANAGQVKSVTIATNMAGRGTDIKLSQEAKELGGLYVIGTDRAESRRIDNQLRGRSGRQGDPGVSKFYVSLDDQLMRRFSNYEEFKEQFADKGDSEITSKSLVKGFVEAQKKIEGFNYDSRKSVLHYDDVIRQQRDLFYAQRDLILVHDDLGFIIERMLKNAVNTIVHNPMFLNKTGTFIYEKLFSYLNDEFLGKGVRDKFELEMLSKIHENDMQDFLNNELLNKYKKWRQIYNEKTAENMVQYCEKQIVLSVSDRYWQNHINVMDKLRSNVNLVQYSQKNPYQVYTEEGTKKFNQMLANIATDVCRAIFNDRNGAESLISSEMENDPLFQAIKSTVYLDENVEDSQREQIWIDLYKQAKEGYVNNDVANVEFASDILEQNNY, encoded by the coding sequence ATGAAACTATTTGAATTTAAGTCAACTGAAATGCGTATAGCTGAAAAAACATTGAAAAAAATCAATGATTATGAAAAAATCATTCAGAAATTGTCTGATGATGATTTAAAAAATAAAACCTTGCAGTTTAGAACGCGTATTGCAAATGGTGAGAGTTTGGAATCAATGCGAGCTGAGGTTTTTGCTGTTTCAAGAGAAGCAACAAAAAGAGTGCTTGGTAAGCGTCCTTATGACGTACAAATGCTTGGTGGTGTTTTACTTGATTTAGCATCGGTTGCTGAAATGAAAACTGGAGAAGGTAAAACAATCACATCAATTGCGCCTGTTTACTTAAATGCTCTTGAAGGCAAAGGAGCCATTGTATCAACAGTTAACGAATATCTTTCTGAGCGTGATGCTATTGAAATGGGTGAAGTATTCAATTGACTTGGTTTAACTGTTGGAATTAATAAAGCACAAATGGATCCAGCAGAAAAACGAGCAGCGTACGCTGCTGACATTACCTATTCAGTGCACTCTGAACTAGGTTTTGATTATTTACGTGATAATATGGCTGAATCAGTTGGCGAAAAAGTTCAAAGAGGCTTAAATTTCTGTTTAATTGACGAAGCTGACTCAATTTTAATTGATGAAGCAAAAACCCCATTGATAATTTCTGGTGGTGAAGGCGAAGATACAAGTGAATACTTTATGGCTGACAGATTCGTTAGAACACTAGTTGAAGATGATTATGAAATTGACGAGGAATCAAAGGCAATTTCTTTGACATATAGCGGTATTAAAAAAGCAAATGCATTTTTTGGTTTTGATAATTTGTATCATTTTGAAAATTCAGAAATGGTTCATAGAATTCAAAATTCACTTCGTGCCCACAAAGTTATGCGCGAAAATGTCGAATATATAGTTCGTGATGGCAAAATCGAGTTAGTTGATGCATTTACAGGCCGTATAATGGAAGGTAGAGCATATTCTGAAGGTTTACAACAAGCAATTCAAGCTTGTGCTGGGGTTGAAATTGAAAGTGAAACAAAAACACTAGCAACAATTACTTACCAAAACTTCTTCCGTATGTTTACTAAATTATGTGGTATGACAGGTACTGCAAAAACTGAAGAACAAGAATTCATTGACATTTACAACATGCGTGTAAATGTAGTTCCAACTAATAGACCAGTTATTCGTAAAGATTTAGAAGACTCAATTTTTGCAACTGCGAAAGGAAAATGAGAAGCAGTTACTGAAAAAATTAAAGAATTATATGAAAAAGGCCAACCAGTTTTAGTTGGTACTGCACAAATTGAAGATTCGGAAATTTTACACTACTTTTTATCACAAGCAATGATTCCACACACAGTATTGAATGCTAAACAAAATGCGTCAGAGGCGGAAATAATTGCAAACGCAGGTCAAGTTAAATCGGTTACAATTGCAACAAACATGGCTGGGCGTGGTACTGACATTAAATTGTCACAAGAAGCAAAAGAATTAGGCGGTTTATATGTTATTGGTACCGATAGAGCTGAGTCTCGTCGTATTGATAACCAGCTACGTGGGCGTAGTGGGCGTCAAGGAGACCCTGGAGTTTCTAAATTTTATGTTTCATTAGATGACCAATTAATGCGTCGTTTTTCTAATTATGAAGAATTTAAAGAACAATTTGCTGATAAAGGTGATAGCGAAATTACTTCAAAATCGCTTGTAAAAGGATTTGTTGAAGCACAGAAAAAAATTGAAGGCTTCAACTACGATTCGCGTAAAAGCGTGCTTCATTACGATGATGTGATTAGACAACAACGTGACTTGTTTTATGCACAGCGTGACTTAATTCTTGTTCATGACGACTTAGGTTTTATTATTGAAAGAATGCTGAAAAATGCTGTAAATACAATTGTTCATAATCCAATGTTTTTGAATAAAACTGGCACATTTATTTATGAAAAACTATTTTCTTATTTAAATGATGAATTTTTGGGAAAAGGTGTTAGAGATAAATTTGAATTAGAGATGCTTTCTAAAATTCACGAAAATGACATGCAAGATTTCTTGAATAACGAATTATTGAATAAGTATAAAAAATGAAGACAAATTTATAATGAAAAAACAGCAGAAAATATGGTTCAATATTGCGAAAAACAAATAGTTTTAAGTGTTTCTGATAGATATTGACAAAACCATATTAACGTTATGGATAAATTGCGTTCAAATGTTAACTTAGTTCAATATTCACAAAAAAACCCATATCAAGTTTATACAGAAGAAGGTACTAAAAAGTTCAATCAAATGCTCGCAAATATTGCCACTGATGTTTGCCGTGCAATATTCAACGATAGAAATGGGGCAGAATCTTTAATTTCAAGCGAAATGGAAAATGACCCTCTTTTCCAAGCTATTAAAAGTACAGTTTATCTTGATGAAAACGTTGAAGATTCGCAACGTGAACAAATTTGAATTGATTTGTATAAACAAGCTAAAGAAGGTTATGTAAATAATGATGTTGCAAATGTTGAATTTGCCTCTGATATATTAGAACAAAATAATTATTAA
- a CDS encoding toprim domain-containing protein, with translation MKIKTIQDTIETLSNIPGISKKQAEKMSWYFINQGEDETKKVINSLNNICQNIKYCENCNFIKENEKCLNCDDILKTNSLMIVESPTTLNKIDDLGIFHGHYYVLPYLMKIKNKFESENYDYPGLVEYIKQHQFEEVIVVISPSLEGEITTTKLLNLIQNLNIKVSRAAIGIPMGANLDYLDAFTIKQAINNRNNKG, from the coding sequence ATGAAAATAAAAACTATTCAAGATACAATTGAAACTCTTTCAAATATACCTGGGATTAGCAAAAAACAAGCTGAAAAAATGAGTTGATATTTTATCAACCAAGGTGAAGATGAAACAAAAAAAGTAATTAATTCATTGAATAATATCTGTCAAAATATTAAATACTGTGAAAATTGCAATTTCATTAAAGAAAACGAAAAGTGTCTAAATTGTGATGACATTTTAAAAACAAATTCATTAATGATTGTTGAAAGTCCTACAACTCTTAACAAAATTGACGATTTAGGTATATTTCATGGCCACTATTATGTTTTGCCTTATTTAATGAAGATTAAAAATAAATTTGAGTCAGAAAACTATGATTATCCAGGTCTTGTTGAATACATTAAACAACATCAATTCGAGGAAGTAATTGTTGTTATTTCGCCGTCCCTTGAGGGGGAAATAACAACAACCAAACTCCTGAATTTAATCCAAAACTTGAACATTAAAGTCAGTCGTGCTGCTATTGGAATACCAATGGGCGCAAACCTAGACTACTTAGACGCATTCACAATAAAACAAGCAATAAACAACAGAAATAATAAGGGGTAA
- the rsmI gene encoding 16S rRNA (cytidine(1402)-2'-O)-methyltransferase encodes MSKLFIVGTPIGNLNDITFRALETLRNCDLIACEDTRVTKKLLNHFNIQKKLISYSKINEAKSAEYIVNILKSENLNIALVSDAGMPLISDPGFDLIKLARLNDIKIEIIPGVNAAISAFALSGLSSTFVFHGFPKERSGQRKEQLTNLDDKNAHIFYISPHKIDLFLNDIENIWGEKCELFLARELTKIHESLYYGTIFDIKNQLKNDPNKGEFTVVIKIKESQRTKVNKYAKFSKFNN; translated from the coding sequence ATGAGTAAATTATTCATTGTCGGTACACCGATTGGCAATCTAAACGATATAACATTTAGAGCTCTTGAAACCCTAAGAAATTGTGACTTAATAGCTTGCGAAGATACTCGTGTAACTAAAAAACTCCTAAATCATTTTAACATTCAAAAAAAGCTTATTTCATACTCAAAAATTAATGAAGCAAAATCTGCGGAATACATTGTAAATATATTGAAATCCGAAAATTTGAATATTGCACTTGTTTCCGACGCTGGGATGCCTTTAATTTCAGATCCTGGTTTTGATTTAATAAAATTAGCAAGATTAAACGATATTAAAATTGAGATAATACCAGGGGTTAATGCAGCAATCAGTGCTTTTGCTTTATCAGGCTTATCATCAACATTTGTTTTTCATGGCTTTCCAAAAGAACGCAGTGGGCAAAGAAAAGAACAATTAACAAACCTTGATGACAAAAACGCTCATATCTTTTACATTTCGCCCCATAAAATCGATTTATTTTTGAATGATATTGAAAATATTTGAGGCGAAAAATGTGAATTATTTTTAGCAAGAGAATTGACTAAAATACACGAATCACTATATTATGGAACAATTTTTGACATTAAAAATCAGCTAAAAAACGACCCAAACAAAGGCGAGTTTACAGTGGTTATTAAAATCAAAGAAAGTCAACGCACAAAAGTAAATAAATATGCTAAATTTTCTAAATTCAATAATTAA
- a CDS encoding YbaB/EbfC family nucleoid-associated protein has product MDQNMLRKMQKLQKELEAKTEEFMEMEFKEEKHGLEVIAKGSKRIESINIKDTDLLDPDDPETLADLMKIVINSLFTRIDEEQEKLMPQMPGGFGF; this is encoded by the coding sequence ATGGACCAAAATATGCTAAGAAAAATGCAAAAATTACAAAAAGAACTTGAAGCAAAAACTGAAGAGTTTATGGAAATGGAATTCAAAGAAGAAAAACATGGACTAGAAGTTATTGCTAAAGGAAGCAAGAGAATTGAGTCAATTAATATTAAGGACACAGACCTTTTAGATCCAGATGATCCTGAAACATTAGCAGACTTAATGAAAATTGTAATTAACTCATTATTCACTAGAATCGATGAAGAACAAGAAAAGCTAATGCCACAAATGCCAGGTGGATTTGGCTTCTAA
- a CDS encoding cation-translocating P-type ATPase, whose product MTKNEALNYKGLSSKQVDELKQKHGLNTLMRNKKVNPIVAFFKQFIDPMIILLIIGASISLGLAIYEHVSGEKNGIDILIGYIEPFIIVLVIILNSMLGAYQEVKSDRAVRALEKMNESFTSVMRDGRIQKIKSTELVPGDLILLAAGDTINADCRIIDATNLMVVESSLTGENLAINKIENWDATDNAILAENKHLLYSSTYVTNGKALAIVVATGVNTEIGKINELIQKQGATTTPLQYKLNKLSKWFGIGGVVLLFVSLITQILLNNISGGWNRPDVYTQATVTAISLAVAAIPEGLLTFTTVLLTVGVKNLTKEKALVKNLLAVETLGSASIICTDKTGTLTENKMKVIDLYDFQTNSILTVKNNKQNFEKITKFVTLCNDAFIHFNKENGEFEEVGDPTETGMLRYAFDNQITKESLKNEFKIITSLPFDSDRKMHSVLVQNNNKKFMITKGAPDIIIEKSNNIDKEKVLSINNSWSEKSYRVIAVAIKEINSENINFNDENDFEFVGLIALVDPPRANVKESVLAAKNAGIKTVMITGDHIVTAKAIASQLGIYNDGDLCITGSQLAQMSEKELAEKVKKISVYARVNPEDKLRIVKAWQSHEKVVAMTGDGVNDAPALKVSDIGCAMGITGTDVSKQAADLILVDDNFNTIVSAVKNGRSTFDKIKTIITNLLVSSLVEIIVMMLGMIVFFFAYKGKYEQFYIFGASQLLWINLVSHGLPAIALGFVNSDKDVMNRNPFNKKESIFARGMGITLIWQSLLLSLATLISYTIGAEYAIANSLEFAQTASTCGFITLGLACGINTINFMSEKSIFISSIKKYWLVWAAIIFSGSTILIVSLVPQIAQVFRMADITKHWKLIVSSISLGLILVVANEVLKFTKWIGNILKKSKASH is encoded by the coding sequence ATGACTAAAAATGAAGCTTTAAATTATAAGGGATTATCAAGCAAACAAGTTGATGAATTAAAGCAAAAACATGGCCTTAACACACTAATGAGAAATAAAAAAGTCAATCCTATTGTTGCTTTTTTTAAACAATTTATTGATCCGATGATTATTTTACTAATTATTGGTGCTTCAATTTCATTGGGATTAGCAATTTATGAACACGTTAGTGGTGAAAAAAATGGAATAGATATTTTAATCGGGTACATTGAGCCATTTATCATTGTTTTAGTAATTATTTTAAATTCAATGCTTGGCGCTTATCAAGAAGTAAAATCTGACCGTGCTGTAAGGGCGCTTGAAAAAATGAATGAGTCATTTACTAGTGTAATGCGTGATGGTAGAATCCAAAAAATCAAATCAACAGAACTTGTTCCTGGTGATTTAATTCTTTTAGCCGCGGGAGACACAATAAATGCAGATTGCAGAATTATTGATGCAACTAATTTAATGGTTGTTGAATCTTCATTAACTGGAGAAAACTTAGCAATTAACAAAATTGAAAACTGAGATGCCACTGACAATGCAATATTAGCTGAAAATAAACATTTACTATACTCAAGTACATATGTAACTAATGGTAAAGCATTAGCAATTGTTGTTGCAACTGGTGTTAATACTGAAATTGGTAAAATAAATGAATTAATTCAAAAACAAGGAGCAACAACAACTCCACTTCAATACAAACTGAACAAATTAAGTAAATGATTTGGAATTGGTGGAGTAGTCTTACTATTTGTTAGCTTGATAACACAAATATTATTAAATAATATTAGTGGTGGGTGAAACAGACCAGATGTCTATACACAAGCAACTGTTACAGCTATTAGTTTAGCAGTAGCTGCAATTCCAGAAGGTCTATTAACCTTTACAACTGTCTTGCTGACAGTTGGAGTTAAAAACTTAACAAAAGAAAAAGCTTTAGTCAAAAATTTACTTGCAGTCGAAACATTAGGTTCAGCCTCAATTATTTGTACCGATAAAACTGGTACGCTTACAGAAAATAAAATGAAGGTTATTGACTTGTATGACTTTCAAACAAACTCAATATTAACAGTTAAAAATAATAAGCAAAATTTTGAAAAAATAACAAAATTTGTAACACTATGTAATGACGCATTTATTCATTTTAATAAAGAAAATGGCGAATTTGAAGAAGTTGGTGATCCAACTGAAACAGGAATGTTGCGTTATGCTTTTGATAATCAAATAACAAAAGAATCATTGAAAAATGAATTCAAAATTATAACTTCATTGCCATTTGATAGCGACAGAAAAATGCACTCAGTTCTAGTCCAAAATAACAACAAAAAATTCATGATAACCAAGGGCGCTCCAGATATTATCATTGAAAAATCAAACAATATTGACAAGGAAAAAGTTCTATCAATTAATAATAGTTGGTCTGAAAAATCTTACAGAGTTATTGCAGTAGCAATTAAAGAAATTAACTCAGAAAATATTAATTTCAATGATGAAAATGACTTTGAATTTGTAGGTTTAATTGCACTTGTTGACCCTCCTAGAGCAAATGTAAAAGAAAGTGTTTTAGCCGCTAAAAACGCAGGAATCAAAACAGTTATGATTACTGGCGACCATATAGTAACTGCTAAAGCAATTGCAAGCCAATTAGGTATTTACAACGATGGTGATTTATGCATAACTGGTAGCCAACTGGCACAAATGAGTGAAAAAGAACTTGCTGAAAAAGTTAAAAAAATTTCAGTTTATGCAAGGGTTAATCCAGAAGACAAACTTCGAATTGTCAAAGCTTGACAATCACATGAAAAAGTTGTGGCTATGACTGGTGATGGCGTAAATGATGCTCCTGCTTTAAAAGTTTCTGATATTGGTTGTGCAATGGGTATAACTGGAACAGATGTTTCTAAACAAGCAGCTGACTTGATTTTAGTTGACGATAATTTTAATACTATTGTTAGTGCTGTTAAAAATGGACGTTCAACATTTGATAAAATCAAAACAATAATTACGAATTTACTTGTTTCATCTCTTGTTGAAATTATTGTTATGATGCTTGGAATGATTGTATTTTTCTTTGCATACAAAGGAAAATACGAACAATTTTACATTTTCGGCGCAAGTCAATTATTGTGAATTAACTTGGTTTCTCATGGTTTACCTGCTATTGCACTTGGATTTGTAAATAGTGACAAAGACGTTATGAATAGAAATCCATTCAATAAAAAAGAATCAATTTTTGCAAGAGGAATGGGTATAACACTAATTTGACAATCACTTTTATTAAGTCTTGCAACATTAATTTCATACACAATTGGAGCTGAATATGCCATTGCAAATAGCTTAGAATTTGCACAAACAGCTTCAACATGTGGTTTTATAACTCTTGGTTTAGCATGCGGAATAAACACAATCAACTTTATGTCTGAAAAATCAATTTTTATCTCATCAATTAAAAAATATTGATTAGTATGAGCAGCAATTATATTCTCAGGTAGCACAATTTTGATTGTTTCACTTGTTCCCCAAATTGCTCAAGTATTTCGCATGGCAGACATAACCAAACATTGAAAACTAATCGTATCTTCAATATCATTAGGACTAATTTTAGTTGTTGCTAATGAAGTATTAAAATTTACCAAATGAATTGGAAATATATTGAAAAAAAGCAAAGCTAGTCATTAA
- a CDS encoding HAD family hydrolase, which produces MSKQFKRIIFSDIDGTIYPFSNRVLSEETKKSILDSYNDGVEFVLATGNPALPKIQDLANELSARYIICSNGAEILDLQDKKYLFYSFIDEDSLTKILNICNKYNAAIYWNSLDKYGLFNASKSTIDFYIDFYDFKDWDFTNHSIKRVLKLEILDNNNSIEQIKNDIVESNLPIEMVKLSSHIEITTKQASKGNAAQFLCENIFNTDIKNTMAIGDSENDLSMLSMVGFGYAMDNAPQSVKSKCALFAADVEQNGLGESIIDYVYRTKSMYEKEKVRLQVEKWNDKLKAKNSR; this is translated from the coding sequence ATGTCTAAACAATTTAAAAGAATTATTTTTAGCGATATTGATGGTACTATTTATCCATTTTCAAATAGAGTATTGAGCGAAGAAACGAAAAAAAGTATTTTAGATTCGTACAATGATGGAGTTGAATTTGTTTTAGCTACTGGGAACCCCGCTCTTCCAAAAATTCAAGATTTAGCAAACGAGTTGAGTGCCAGATATATCATATGTTCAAACGGGGCGGAAATTTTAGATTTACAAGATAAAAAATACTTGTTTTATTCGTTTATTGATGAAGATTCATTGACAAAAATTTTAAATATTTGCAACAAATATAATGCTGCAATTTATTGAAATTCTCTTGATAAATACGGTCTATTCAATGCTTCTAAATCAACCATTGATTTTTATATAGATTTTTATGATTTTAAAGATTGGGATTTTACTAATCATTCTATAAAACGTGTTTTAAAGTTAGAAATTTTAGACAATAACAATTCAATTGAACAAATAAAAAACGATATTGTTGAATCAAATTTACCAATTGAAATGGTTAAATTATCAAGTCATATTGAAATTACAACAAAACAGGCTTCAAAAGGAAATGCAGCACAATTTTTGTGTGAAAACATTTTTAATACCGATATAAAAAATACAATGGCGATTGGTGATAGTGAAAATGATCTGTCAATGTTAAGTATGGTTGGTTTTGGATATGCAATGGATAATGCTCCGCAAAGTGTCAAAAGCAAATGTGCGCTTTTTGCTGCAGATGTTGAGCAAAATGGTCTTGGTGAATCTATAATTGACTATGTTTATCGTACAAAATCAATGTATGAAAAAGAAAAAGTAAGATTACAAGTTGAAAAATGAAATGACAAATTAAAAGCCAAAAACAGCCGCTAG
- the dnaX gene encoding DNA polymerase III subunit gamma/tau yields MYKALYRKYRPRNFDEVVGQQHIVQTLKNIILSNKISHAYLFSGPRGVGKTSVAKIFASTLNCGHGLELTFVCEQCLKISDKNFDIIEMDAASNNGVDDIRSLNEKIQNMPANGKFKIYIIDEVHMLSKGAFNALLKTLEEPPAHVIFILATTDPQKIPLTILSRVQRYNFRKIPTQTIIEQLQKVLNSENITYDEDSLGYIARLSNGGMRDALSIADQALAYGNGHIKIQDISYAFGISANENLITILNNLYIGNVKDIISLIDELKNAGLDSKHLIDGLIGVLKDFVILNRTSDVHLIELLTQKDIELLQFNYDFALKTIDKLYKLAKDLIYSDSQFQLIELSLLKIASEQNSQQSNETKTIENDTKKDNQVMKPKKTPTNTVKIALEQSQEFMVELNDNLGDAQTINDDLLTFDGFDAEDSLISTSEFNFEEDNTQQKNKKSLLFPKFDDNYSGFNSFTETYSDSELMNAFALSTREEISRVETAFEFIFNNNDDKYSDIVLALKNVKVYAAGEKFIVLGASKVSIFPELNYLEKIKTNFSFQELLKTYLGEYKNLFIISDLRRYKEIGNEFIEKVNAGGFETYKFNDVNVDRNQSPTAKLFEDLTNI; encoded by the coding sequence GTGTATAAGGCTTTATATAGAAAATATCGACCAAGAAATTTTGATGAAGTTGTTGGGCAACAACACATTGTTCAAACATTAAAAAACATTATACTTAGCAATAAAATTAGCCACGCATACCTATTTTCAGGACCTCGTGGCGTTGGTAAAACATCAGTAGCCAAAATTTTTGCCTCAACACTAAATTGCGGCCATGGATTAGAACTAACATTTGTTTGTGAACAATGTTTAAAAATTAGTGATAAAAACTTTGACATCATTGAAATGGATGCAGCTTCAAATAATGGTGTTGACGATATAAGAAGTTTGAACGAAAAGATACAAAATATGCCTGCAAATGGCAAATTTAAAATTTATATAATTGATGAAGTTCATATGCTTAGCAAGGGTGCTTTCAATGCATTGCTTAAAACTCTTGAGGAACCCCCAGCACACGTTATATTTATACTTGCAACAACTGATCCTCAAAAAATTCCATTAACAATTCTTTCTCGTGTTCAAAGATACAATTTTAGAAAAATACCTACTCAAACAATTATTGAACAGCTGCAAAAGGTTTTAAATTCGGAAAATATTACATACGATGAGGATTCTCTGGGTTATATTGCTAGATTATCTAATGGAGGAATGCGTGACGCGCTATCAATTGCTGATCAAGCATTAGCATATGGTAATGGACACATAAAAATTCAAGACATATCTTATGCATTTGGAATTTCAGCAAATGAAAATTTAATAACTATTCTTAATAATTTATATATTGGAAATGTAAAAGATATTATTTCACTTATTGATGAACTAAAAAATGCCGGGCTTGATTCTAAACATCTAATTGACGGATTAATTGGTGTTCTAAAAGATTTCGTCATTTTAAATAGAACGTCAGATGTTCATCTTATTGAATTATTAACTCAAAAAGACATTGAATTGTTGCAATTTAATTATGATTTCGCATTAAAAACAATTGATAAATTGTACAAACTTGCCAAAGATTTGATTTATTCAGATTCTCAATTTCAACTTATTGAATTATCATTACTCAAAATTGCGAGCGAACAAAATTCCCAACAATCAAATGAAACCAAAACCATTGAAAATGATACAAAAAAGGATAATCAAGTTATGAAACCAAAAAAAACTCCTACTAACACAGTTAAAATTGCTCTTGAGCAAAGCCAAGAATTCATGGTTGAATTGAATGACAATTTAGGCGATGCTCAGACAATCAATGATGATTTATTGACATTTGATGGTTTCGATGCTGAAGATTCATTAATTTCAACATCCGAATTTAATTTTGAAGAAGATAACACGCAACAAAAAAATAAAAAATCTTTATTATTTCCAAAATTCGATGATAACTACTCTGGATTTAATTCCTTTACTGAAACATATTCTGACTCAGAGTTGATGAATGCTTTTGCATTGTCAACGAGAGAAGAAATATCTAGAGTTGAAACTGCTTTTGAATTTATTTTTAATAACAACGATGATAAATATTCAGACATTGTTTTAGCACTTAAAAACGTTAAAGTTTATGCAGCAGGCGAAAAATTTATTGTTTTAGGTGCATCAAAAGTTTCAATATTCCCTGAGCTAAATTACCTTGAAAAAATTAAAACTAATTTTAGTTTCCAAGAATTATTGAAAACATATTTAGGTGAATACAAAAACTTATTTATCATTAGTGATTTAAGAAGATATAAAGAAATTGGTAATGAATTTATTGAAAAAGTCAATGCTGGCGGCTTTGAAACATATAAATTTAACGATGTAAATGTTGATAGAAATCAATCACCAACAGCAAAATTATTTGAAGATTTAACCAATATTTAG
- the tmk gene encoding dTMP kinase, producing MFITFEGPDASGKTTILNKLIDFLNKNYPEIEFITTREPGGKHLVEAEKIREIILNKDSILSPEAEAILYSASRRIHLDRVVIPALSENKLVICDRYVDSFYAYQGYARGLGLDYVKAMTNLVINGLMPDITVFFNITPEQSKARMNQERLIEQHDRLDCEGDNFHRKVYNGYLDLINQDPKRFIIINANQSIEEVFLDLKQQLFSNQKFIDFLKNKGINVSE from the coding sequence ATGTTTATAACTTTTGAAGGTCCAGACGCGAGCGGGAAAACAACAATATTAAACAAATTAATTGATTTTTTGAATAAAAATTACCCTGAAATTGAATTTATTACAACCCGCGAACCAGGCGGAAAGCACTTAGTTGAAGCTGAAAAAATTAGGGAAATTATTTTGAACAAAGATTCAATACTTAGCCCTGAAGCTGAAGCTATTTTGTATTCAGCAAGCAGAAGAATACATCTTGATAGAGTTGTGATTCCAGCTCTTTCTGAAAACAAATTAGTTATTTGTGACAGATATGTAGACAGTTTCTACGCATATCAAGGATACGCGCGAGGACTAGGTTTAGACTACGTAAAAGCAATGACAAATTTAGTTATCAATGGTTTAATGCCAGATATAACAGTATTTTTTAATATCACCCCTGAACAAAGTAAAGCTCGCATGAATCAGGAACGTTTAATAGAGCAGCATGATAGATTGGACTGTGAAGGTGATAATTTTCATAGAAAAGTTTACAATGGGTATCTAGATTTAATAAATCAGGACCCAAAAAGATTTATAATCATAAATGCAAACCAAAGCATAGAAGAAGTGTTTTTAGACTTAAAACAACAGCTGTTTTCAAACCAAAAATTCATTGATTTTCTTAAAAATAAGGGTATAAATGTTAGCGAATAA